TCCTTGGAGAAAACATTGTAACCGGGCTAAAACTTGAAGATCAAATTGCACTTGGGAGACGATACTCGACCATCGACAGTGCAGGTACCGTACAGTTCGGTTCCAATCCGATACAGCTTTTGGAGCCAACATCGAGGTCCAACGGCGGGAGCTGGATTACCCAATCAGTCAAGTTCAGTCAACAATCCGGTTATCCATCATAAAATGGAGGGGTGATTTGGCGTTAGGATTTAACAATTTGGCTCAGTTCTGAGTTCTCTGCTGGGCGAAACTCAAAAGTGGCGGTTCGAGCCGGAATTAACAATAAAATGAGTGGTCAAATCAAGTGGAAAAGTAGCAGCTCGGAATGTCTTTCACTTGCACTTGCAGCGGTTATTCCATCTGTTATTTTGGCTTATAAGAAATTGAGGGCCGGTGTTGGTGATACAGACAAGTACTCCCGTATTAAAGTTAGCAGGCTTTTATGGTCGGGCTTATTTGGTATTTTTGAGATTGTTGTTTTTTGATTTTATATcgaataatatgcttatttactTTATTCAGCAGGTGAaacttttgtttgtttttggtgCACTCAACAATGTAGTAAGATGTTGAGATGAAATTACGAGGAATCCTTATTACTTACTATCTTTGTGTTTGGCCTGCTGTTATTATATATAAGATTATTATGGTATGTGCCTCGCTTTATAAATCCTCTTTTAACATATTATTCTGTTAGAATTATGTAAAAACTTTTATAAAACTTCGTTCTTGTATATTTGTTGTTATAGTTATGTTGTTTCATGTCTAATAGGTCCATTAGAAGCATTTGGACAGTCATACAGAATAGGTAAATAGATTTGTCATTCAATACCATTAACAATTTGTTTCAAGTTCTCAAGATTTTGTTAGCATGCATTACTATGTCATTAATAATAATATCTTAGTCAATTTAGATTCATAGTCACTTAACTTTTGTAGGAcacataataatataataatacattTAGTCAATTAACGTAACCCGTCCACCGTACGGGTATTAAGCTAGTTTATATAGGCTAAAACACCAATTTTCAtccaaaagaagaagaaatcaAATATATGAACAAttcatccaaaaaaaaaaaaaagaagaaatcaAAACCAAACCTCTAAATTCTATGTTTCAATCTATTATCTGTAACCATCGACTCTCATTTCTCCATTCGCATATTCTAATTTACCGTTCTGGGCACAAAGAAAACGACGAGCACAAAACTGCAACTCCTAAAGATCCCAGATGGATAAAATTGCAAAATTCACCCCGGTAACAGTTTTATATCTCATAATCGATGTAAAAAATGGGAGAATGGTAAAAGCAAACCTTCAAACCTCCAACCGTTTGTCATAAATCTTTAGATTAGGGGGAGGTGTAGTTACAATTTGCCGGAAAGGGCGCATATGTAGTGGTCACATCGCCTTCGAATGATATGCCCTAGTTGCTTTTCTTTGCAGGAAAAGGGATGAGGAGAGCGTGATGAGGACTGGCGAGGATGATTTGAAGAGGTTTATGTGTGTGGAGACGCATGATAACTGATGACGGGCAGAGAAATCGTAGGAAAGAAAAACTGCACCCTAACCTCCCCTCTGCTTCTAGAAGCTATCCTGATCCAAGGGCTGATATGCACTTGAAAGTAGTTACAATTTAATGGTAACGAGTTGATGTCACCCCGTGCGTTGCAGCGGGATATTGAAAAAGGCtaagataaaatatattgtaTAATTTATATGGTTTTGCGTAATGTATAATTTAAAATATGTTTCAAAGCTAATGTGTTTATGTCATATGGATTAATTTgaattattaacaaaaaaaaaaaaaattggattgAATCAGAAACTAATTAATATGGGATCAAAACACAATCAATTGACATCAATTTTCTGTAATTCATATTTCTTACTCTCAACAATACCATGTTGATCGTTATATCTAAATTATGTTTAATCACGATCCTCTTGGTTCTGATATCCATTAATTTTTTAGTACCAAACAAAGTTCGGCGAAAACCATGATCTTGGTTCCGACATCCATCAATTTTCGGTTCTCGATGTGGAATCTTAAGTAGGATAGTTATAGGTTTTGATGTGTAATAAGTTGTAAACCGGTTGTCAAACAGATTCAATTAAAAAATTTGTAGAAGCTAATccaattaaaaaaaatcatttttaatacttttttaaaccttttttaactattttttattttttttgtatatttttagttttggaatttttatttattaaagagtaaattacaagttttgtcctttatgtttgtcccgaATTTCAAGCGCtttcctttacctttaaaattgatgacttttgtccttaatgtttgaatatgttgcacgttatgtcctttatgacaaacccagttataattttcagttaaatTATGTCATGTGCCCCGCACATGAGGGTATAACGGTCATTTCACCTCCCACTTGTCTTTCCCCCTCTATAATACCCTGATTACACCCAATCCTTTAATACCCTAATTACACCGAATCGTTTCACTTAACTTATTCACTTATCAATTAGATCTTCTCCTTCTTAAAAAGCATTCATTATTAAGTTATGAATATATCAATTAACTATAACTATATGGGGTTTCCTTCTGGTTATACATAGATTCATTAGTACAATATGATAATCCCATTTTAGCTTATTAGCTGAGTAtgagattatgattgtgaaatttaACTAACTTAATCTTCTTTATTTATTATACGGGTTCTTGAACCGTCGTCACATATATTTTGGATTTGCTGGTTATCAAACTTTTAATATTCATCAAACATACATTACATACAGATAAATTGATCATAGGAGTTCATTCAATGGTTACCTCAATTACAGACTGTAAATCTGAAAGGTGTGTTTGGAAGGACCTGCAACAGAAGCTGCGACGAAGCCGGTGATCGAAACACAGTGGTAGTGGGTGGAGACCAACTAACGTGGGTCTGGTTTGTGTTTGACGCAACGACAGCCGGAAGTTGTACAATTGTCGGGAATCGAAAAGAAAACAGAGTATAAAGAGACAGGGCTGAGACGAAGAAGAACTCTCGTGTTCCGACCTGCGACGTCGATCGTCTCCATCAGTGTCTCGATGTTAATCGTGTTTGAGCGGTTATGATCATCGGatgtttgttgttgatttgaTCGTGGGACACCACAAGTGGTGATTTGATTTAGGTGGTGATGAGCCCTAATTTGTAAATGTGAAAGATTGGGATGTTATATCAGGTTATTAAAAAGGGGGAAAGACAAATGGGAGGTGAAATGACTGTTCTACCCTCaacttaactgaaaattataaCTGGGTTTGTCATAAAGGACATAGCgtgcaacattttcaaacattagGGACAAAAGTcacaattttaaaggtaaaggacaacgcctgaaatttgggacaaacataaaggacaaaacttgtaatttactctttattaaaAAGGCTTCTACATTTATTTATAAGAAAAAGAGCGGATTGTTTTCttaaaaaagttgatttttaacatgttaagtcgAATTTTTAAcgtgttagagcattcacatccattccaccaaATGGTGTGAGTGagatttttataatataaagagtatagaaagtggttatgagtggaggagagagaaaatgttactgttcatctgtatatttgaggggaccctgttcaccccctataattttttaatatattttgaaagtgattgtgagtggaggagagagaaatagtaatgataaaagtataaaaaatattatttaattgaacaGGAGAGAGAAactgtagtgttttttagtgtaatttagggtgaaaatatgatggaatggatgtgaatgctcttagttgCTTaattccccacttttttagtgttatCCAATAAACACTACCCTAATCACTATCTTACATAATATAAATTTTTCTTTCATTCATCAATTCGTTCTTACATTAAAAATGTCCATCACATAATACACAAAAAAAATCACCTCATAAAACTCATATTAAAAGATCATAAAAAAAACTCTCTTAAAAGTCCACGCAAAAccctataaaaaaaaaaaagaaaatatcaCCTCATAAAACTCATattaaaatatcataaaaaaaacCTCTCTTAAAAGTCAACGCAAAACcctataaaaaaattaaaagaaaaaaaaaatatttctacAAGTTTCCCCTTGTTCTTTGATATTATCATTTTATGTCCGCCTCCTGCTCCCCGAGAAGCAGCTCCCAAAAGAAAACTGGCGACTATGGACAAACTCCCAAAACAGCCGACAACCATGGAAAAACTCCCGGAGGAACTTTTATCCGACATTCTGATCCGATTACCAGCCAAACAACTTGCTCAATTTAGGTGCGTCTCTAAGCCCATGAATACACTTTTATCTCAACCATCTTTCATAAAATCACACCTCCATCGTTCCATCCACAACAACGATGAAATGTTCATGGTCTTCTACAGTGAGCTCTGTCTTGACGGTGAGATACCAATCATTGCACACCCCTCTCACTCTCCTGATAtcgaaaaccctaatttcattaaCTTACCAGCAAGTTTAACTATCCCACCTGGATATACCCACAGTAGTATTCTTGGTTCTCTTAATGGCTTGATATGTTTTGGTCTATGGCCTACTTATACTGTATTCGTTCGTGATCCTATCATTTGCATTTGGAACCCTTCTCTAAATGCCTTAAGGATTCTTCCTCCATATACCATCCCAGCCTCCCTTGGTTTTGAGGGCATCGATCTTCACATTCGGTTTGGGTACGATCCTGAAACTGATGATTACAAGGTTGTTAAGTTTTCTCGCTTATTTCAACGGCCAGCTACTGCGTTTGGAAGCTACTTTAAAGAGTGGTTAGAAGTGGAAGTGTATAGCATGAGAAAAGGCTCCTGGAAGTTGATCAATGACAGGTTTCCTTCTCATGTGGGTTGGATTTCTGAGTTTGCCGGTCTTTCTATTATTGGGAGTGATGGGCATGATGGCCATATTCATTGGCTTTGTGAACTTAATGGCAAAATAACTAAGCACGCGATAGTAGCATTTGATTTGGCTACTGAGACTTTCGGTGAGATACCTCTTCCTGATTCTATACAACAGTATAAGAAGGACAGGACGAAGCTTTTGGGACATTTGTCTGGAAATCTTTGTGTGATGTCATACATGGAAGATGGCGACATCGAGGTGTGGGTGATGAATGAATACGGGGTGGCTGAATCATGGGTGAAACACCATGTATTTTCCCAGTTTAGTGGTAATATAGTTCCCCTTGGATTCATATTAAATAAGGATTTCCTTCTGCAAGGTGATAAGAACCGTCTAGCTTTGTATGATCAAATTGCTGCCAAGGCTAATTCCTTGGAGGTAATTGCTACTTCAAGATTTGGTTTTGACAGGGTCAAAATCATTTCTTATGTTGACAGTCTTGTTTGGATAGCACCTGCTAGTTAGAGTGGATCAACGGTTTCAGCATATGTTCATTTAACATTTCAATAAAGTCCTCACAGGAAGGTGATATGTCAATAAGGTCTCGAGAAGCAAGATTTGGCCTCGTTATTAATACATCTTTCTGTTACAACCATTATGCATTAGTTATACTATGTGTGTTTCATAATTAAGCTTGGATCAAGTATCAAATGTTGTGCCTTAATAACATAAAGATTCTCTATTGTTAGCATATGTGATGTGTTTGATATTCTGGTTTAGTTTTCTTTTCTGCTTCTATATCTATGACATTGGTGGTGCACGTTTATATCTTTTGTAACTCTTTCCGCTAAAAAGTTGGCAAGTGTTTGGTTTTATGATCTTTAAGGATCATGTATTTATTCTACATTCAGGTTAGGGTTATGGTATCCTGTTAAACCTTCTCATCCAGAACAATTTTATATACTAGCTCGTGGGTTATTAGCCTGGTTCAATTAAGGTCTGCAAGGAACCCCCTAATGATGTTGCAATTGATATGGTCTTATGACTTTGTAACACTTACTAGTTTCTATAAACAATCGTAATGAAAACACAGTCAGTTTCTCCATGAAAACACAAAATTGGCTCTCCTACTTTCTAGATTCATTCATTAAGCATACATTGACTCACTCTTAGTACCCAAGCTGTTTTTAGAGTAAGGATGATATGGATGTTTTGTTCCTAACTGTAATCAGTTGTTATACAGCTGATTTATTAACTGGGTTACTGTCAAAATTGTCGCATCAATATGGATAACCACCGTTGGTGTTCTTCTGTCACCaatctttgtttttaagaaaaatcaTCATTTAGTAACGTCCCCAATCCGTTCTAGGGAAAATCATTTCCTAGATCCTGTCTCGTCAATCAGTTATAAATAGTTCTCAGAGATCATTTTAGCTTTTCAAAATTCGCTTTGGCCCCCAACGGAAGTTATTTTCCTATAATTGTTTTTTGTAAAAGGCCTTTGAAACTCTCATGTTCCTGCAAAAAGCGGCGCTAATGGAAACCGTTCATGCTGACTCCTCTTAACATATTTAGTGCTGGCCATGCTAACATTTATAGCAAGATTTTAATCATGATATCATCGTACTTCAAgcattttatttattagttaaaGATTGGAATGTGGCCGATTCTTTCACCAAGTCAACTGCTTTCATGAGAGTTATGATAGCTCGATTTCAAGTCAATTTCAGATTAGTAAGTGGATCAATGCTTCTATCC
This genomic stretch from Helianthus annuus cultivar XRQ/B chromosome 8, HanXRQr2.0-SUNRISE, whole genome shotgun sequence harbors:
- the LOC110869669 gene encoding F-box protein CPR1; translated protein: MDKLPKQPTTMEKLPEELLSDILIRLPAKQLAQFRCVSKPMNTLLSQPSFIKSHLHRSIHNNDEMFMVFYSELCLDGEIPIIAHPSHSPDIENPNFINLPASLTIPPGYTHSSILGSLNGLICFGLWPTYTVFVRDPIICIWNPSLNALRILPPYTIPASLGFEGIDLHIRFGYDPETDDYKVVKFSRLFQRPATAFGSYFKEWLEVEVYSMRKGSWKLINDRFPSHVGWISEFAGLSIIGSDGHDGHIHWLCELNGKITKHAIVAFDLATETFGEIPLPDSIQQYKKDRTKLLGHLSGNLCVMSYMEDGDIEVWVMNEYGVAESWVKHHVFSQFSGNIVPLGFILNKDFLLQGDKNRLALYDQIAAKANSLEVIATSRFGFDRVKIISYVDSLVWIAPAS